CACACGAACGGGCGCGCAGAAGGCACGCGACCGCTTCCCCTCCCGGTCGCCGGTATCGAAGAGAACGCGTCCGCCCGCTGCCGGGTCGACCCCCATCTCGCGGACCTGTTTCCGGATCGATGATTCCATCGATGCCGGTGGGAAGAAGCGATCGAATTCCTTGGCGCGGAAAAGGGCCAACGCGTCGGCACGGGTCACCTCGGAGCGTGTCATGCCTAACCGGGAACGCAGAAATTGGGGGAGGACGTCGTCCCAAATCGCCTGCGTATCGCGGAGAAAGACATTGCACTGCTCGCTCAGAGCGGCGAGATCGAGGCCGCTCAGCAGCTCAAATGAGGCGTTGTATCCACTCGCGAGACCGATGTCTTCGGTGATGTCGCGCTCACGTTGAAAGCGCTCGCGACGCATCGGTGCCAGATCGCGTTCGACCAACCTCGCGCGCGCCTCGTCGATGGAGTGCCGCTCGCGGACATCGGAGGTGTTCGCGAGCTCGATCGCGACGCGCTGATATTCGATCTCGCGGTCGTCAGCGAGACGAACGATCGCTGTGGCTTCCCACGCAATGTCGCGCTCGTCGAGCGTCGCGAGTGCCCGCGCGCTCTGTGCTTCCACCAACCAGTCGGTGAGCAGCCGGAGCCCGCGCTGCTCCTCACTCCCGGGCGGCGCCGATCGAAACATCTCCAGTACCATCGCCAGCGCATCGGGACCGAGGATCGCTGCATGTTTTTCGTAGATCGGTTGCAGTTCCGCCGCCGCCTTCTGTCCCGAATGCGCCAGGTAGTACTCGCGAGACAACTCCTCCATGAACGCATCGCCCTCGCGACGCAGCCGATCTATCGAGAGCGAAGTTGTGTTCAGCAAAGGCATCTCACCCCCCTCCCCATGCCTAACGTCTTACGCGGTCAGTCGCTCGACGATCACATCGCGAACCTGGTCGGCGGCAACGCGCTCCTGCTGTAGCGTGTCGCGGTCACGAATCGTCACCGTGCCGTCCTGGATCGTCTGGCCGTCGACCGTGATGCAATACGGCGTTCCAATCTCATCCTGACGCCGATACCGCCGGCCGATCGCGCCGGATTCGTCGTAGAACACCGGGAACGCGCGCCGCAACTCTTTCGCCAGCTTCACAGCAAACTCCGGCATACCGTCCTTCTTCACGAGCGGAAAAACACCCGCCTTCACGGGGGCCAACGACGGCGTCAGACCAAGCACGGTTCGTCCCTCGTCCTCACCGGGCACCTGCTCCTCGCGATACGCGTTGACGAGTAGAGCCAGCGCCGTGCGGTCGGCTCCGACGGACGTCTCGACGACGTTGGGGACATATCGGCGATTGTTCGGCTGATCGAAGTACTCGAGCTTCTTGCCCGAGTGCTTCTGATGTTGTGTGAGATCGAAATCGCCACGGTTGTGCACGCCCTCGATCTCCTGGAAGCCGAGCGTTCCGCCGAAGTCGAACTGGATGTCGAACGCCGCGCGCGCGTAGTGCGCCAGCTCCTCCTTCGTGTGCTGATGGAACTGCAGCCGGTCCTCGGCGAGTCCGAGGCTGCGGTGCCATGTCATGCGCTGCTCTTTCCAATACTCGAACCATTGCATGTCGGTGCCCGGCTCGACGAAAAACTGCATCTCCATCTGCTCGAATTCACGAGTTCTAAAGATGAAATTGCCCGGTGTGATCTCGTTTCGGAAGGCCTTGCCGATCTGTGCGATGCCGAAGGGAACCTTCTGGCGCATCGCCTGCTGGACGTTGAGAAAGTTCACATAAATGCCCTGCGCCGTCTCCGGGCGCAGGAAGATCTCGGCCGCGGAGTCTTCCACTGGTCCCATGAACGTACGGAACATGAGATTGAAGAGTCGCGGCTCCGACAGTGTGCCCTTCATGCCGCAGACCGGGCACTGGGCGTCCGGCGTTCCTGGCGTTCCTTTGATTTTCGGATCGTCGGCCCGAAATCGCTTGCGGCAATTGCGACAGTCGACGAGTGGATCGGTGAAACCGGCGACGTGGCCGCTCGCCACCCAGACCTCGCGATTCATCAGGATGGCCGCGTCGAGGCCTTCGATGTCGTCCCGAGCCCGCACCATCGAGTACCACCAGCGGTCCTTGAGATTCTTCTTCAGCTCGACGCCGAGTGGACCATAGTCCCACACCGAGCCGGTGCCGCCATAGATCTCGGAAGACTGGAAGATGAATCCGCGCCGCTTGCACAGCGACACGAGGCGTTCGAAGACGTCGGGGCGGGCGGTTACGGTAGACACGGCATCAATCAGGTGCTAGGTGGTGGGTGCTACGAGGGGCTAGGGGCTCGGCGCTAGGCGCTAGGCGCTAGGCGCTAGACGAAAAGCTAATTCGCCATGGGGCGCTAAAGTGCAGAGCCCTAGCACCTAGCCCCTCTTCAGGTATCGAGTTCGGCGCTCAGCTTCGGCGGTGGCGGCGCTGCTGTTCCCAGGAGTCTCGCGACGATTCGGTCGCCATGATAGCGGCCGTTCTCGATGAAGACTTTGTTCGCGTCATAGCCAGCGATCACCACACCGGCGATGAAGAGCCCGGGGATCGTCGTCTCCAGCGTCTCCGGATCGTGTTCGGGGATTCCCGTCGTCGGATCGATGGGCACGCCGACCTGCTTCAACAGATCCGTGTTCGGCGCGAATCCGGTCATGATGTAGACGAGGCTGGCGGGCAACCGCTCGCTTCGCGATCCGTCGTCGATCGCATGGATACATACAGAATCGGGCTCGATAGTCGCGACACGGCTGTTCCAGCGAACGTGGATGCTTCCCTCCTTCACCCGATTCTGAAAATCAGGCAGCACCCACGGCTTGATTCGCTTGTCAAAGGTCGGCCCGAAATGCACGAGGGTGACGTGTGCTCCGGAGCGCCAGAGATCGAGTGAGGCTTCGGCGGCAGAGTTGCCGCCGCCCACGACGACGACACGCTGCTGAAATGCCTCGTGACCTTCGCGATAGACGTGAGTGACGTGTGGCAGATTTTCACCTGGCACGCCGAGGCGGTTGGGCGAGCCGAAGTAGCCCGTCGCAACGATTACCGCACCGGCATTCGTGCGACGTACATCTCCTCCGCGCGTCCGCGAGTGCACAATCAGCTCATCGTGACCACGTTCGATGGACGTGACGCGCTCGTACTGGCGCACGGGAATGCCGAAGTGCGTTACCGCCGCGCGATAGTACGCGAGCGCATCGCGACGCGTCGGCTTCTCGGTGGCGATGACGAATGGAAGATCACCGATCCCGAGCTTCTCCGCCGTCGAGAAGAATCGCACGTACGTCGGATAGTGCGCGATCGTGCCGACGACGACCTCGGACTCGAGAACGACCGTCCGCAGTCCGGCACGCTGCGCCGAGATCGACGCCGCCAACCCGCACGGCCCAGCGCCGACGATGAGCACATCTACGTCTGACAATCCGAACTCCCAGGTGCTAGGGCTAGGGGCTAGGGGCTAGAGGCTAGGTAGGGGGTAGCGGACGAGGGCCCTATAGCCCTAGCCCCTGTCACACCTAGCCCCTCTCACCTCTCCCTCTCACTTCTCACCTTCGATGATTTGGTCTCGCTTCGTCCCCACGCTCACGTACGTAATCGGCGTCTCGACCAACTCCTGCATGCGATCGAGATACCGCCGAGCAGCGTTGGGAAGCTCCTCGATGCGCCGGTAGTCTGCCGTGGACTCTCGCCAGCCATCCATCCATTCGTAGCGCGGAACCACGCGCTCCTGCGCGGTGAGGTCGGCTGGAAACTCCTCGTGAAGCTCCCCTTCGTACTCGTAGCCGACGCAAATGCCGATCTTCTCGAGCGTGTCGAGCACGTCGAGCTTCGTCACCGCAAGGTCGGTGAGGCCGTTGATGCGCGCCGCATAACGGACGACGACGGCGTCGAACCATCCGCAGCGCCGCGGCCGGCCAGTGGTCGCGCCGAACTCGTTGCCTAACGTGCGAACGTTGGTCGCGAGCGGCTCGTCCATCTCGGTCGGGAGCGGCCCTGCGCCCACGCGCGTCGTGTACGCCTTCACGACACCCAGCACGGCATCGATCTCCGTCGGCGCAATACCAGAGCCGACGGCAGCGCCGCCCGACGTCGTGTTGCTCGACGTCACGAACGGATACGTCCCGTGATCGATGTCGAGGAGCGAGCCCTGCGCTCCCTCGAGCAGAACTGCCGCGCCACTCCGCACCGCGCGATGCATTGCCAGTCCGACGTCTTCGGCGAGTGGCAGCAGTCGCTCGGCGAGACGCTCGAGCATCGCGATCGTCTCGCCACAATTGACGCGCTTGGAAGTGCCGAAGCGCGCGAGCTGTGCATCGGCGTGTGCTGCTCCTTGTTCGACGAGCTGACGCAAGCGCGCGCCGTGGCGGAGATCGAGCACTCGCACACCGCGCCGCGCTACCTTGTCTTCGTATGCGGGGCCGATACCGCGACCCGTCGTGCCAATCGCCTTGCTCGCCTCGCTCTCGGAATCGAGGAGTTTGTGATACGGGAGGACGAGGTGGGCCCGATCGCTGACGTACAATCGGCCTTCGACATCGACTCCATCGCGGACCAGGCCGTCGATCTCCGTGAAGAGCGTGTCGGGATCGAGCACGACGCCGTTGCCGATGGCGCAGCGCACGCCAGGGTGCAGGATGCCGCTCGGAATCTGGTGCAGTACGAACGACGTATCGCCGATGTGCACGGTGTGGCCGGCATTGGCGCCACCCTGATAGCGGACGACCCAGTCTGCGCGCTCGGCGAGGACGTCCACGAGCTTGCCCTTCCCCTCGTCGCCCCACTGTGCCCCGACCACGACGAGTGTCCGTGTGTTAGTGCTGAACATGCTTCACAATCTAGAGCACCTTGCTCAGCGCCGCGAAGAAGAGCCACACCGCCATCACGAGCCCGATCGCGACCTTGATCGCCGCCGCGGTCACGCGCCCGATGAGAGCGCCCCAGGCAACGCGCGTCGAGACTCCGCCACCGCTGCCGCGGCTCATCTCGAAAAGGAAAGCGCCAACGAATGCTCCGAGGAACGCTCCCACGATGGAGCCAACGATCGGGACCGGGACTCCCATGAAGGCGCCGACCATCCCGCCAATCACCGCGCCCCAGCCAGCGCGACGGGAACCGCCGTATTTCTTCGCGAAACGCGACGCCAACGTCCACTCGAGTCCTTCGGCGATGAGCATCAGGATGCCAACGACGACGACGGATGCCCAGCCGATCCCTCCGTTCGGGACGAGCAGCTTGTAGCAGAGCGCGGCGGCGAACATGACGAGCGTGCCCGGCATGCCGAATGGAATCATCAGCAGCGACAGCACCAGCACTGCCGTCAGAATGAGAACTTCCATCAACGTCGCTCAGTGAGGGTGACGACCGCCCGCGCCAACTCACGCGCGGCATGCGCGACGCCGATTCCTTTCATGTGTTCGAGGTCGTCCTCGCGAGTGTGAATCCGTCGAAGCGTGCCGAGTGTACCGCGACTCAAGGTGATTGCCTCCCAGCCAGCATCGGAGAAAGCCAAGCCATCGACGAGAACTCCCGGGACGAGCGGTATGACGCGCACTCCCGCTCCAAACGCCGACTCGAGCCGACGTGCGCGCGGTCGCGTCCACATGAGAGTAAGCGGTCCGGTATCGTCGACGCCATCGCAGTTCAGTACGACGCCAGGTACACGATTGCTGCACCAGGCGCGCGCTCCCGCGAGGCCGAGCTCCTCGGCGTCGGTGATGAGCACGCCAACCGGCAATTCGGACGGCAACAGTGACGCCGCGGTGAGGACCGTCGCGACGCCCGAGGCATTGTCTACCGCACCCGCCGAGCGGCGGCCTACAGTCGATGCGATTATCGGCAGGGAGCCAATGAGGCCAACGTAAAGCCACTCGGTGGTCCAGAGCAGCGCGCCAATCCACGCGACAGCCACGAGGAGGATTCCAGCCGCGCGCAGCAGTAGTGGAATCGGCTGCGACTTGGAGTCGATATGCGCGACGAGCCAGAGCGACGGATCAGAGGCCCCACGACGAGCCTCCAGGTTGACACCCTTCCGTCGGCGGAGCGGAAGACCGAGCACGCCGCGTTGGGCGAGCCACCGGCCGCCGATCGCGAGGAGCAATGCGCCACCAATCAGTACGAGCCGGCTCTGCGTGCCTAACGCGACGAGGCTCACGCAGAACGCGAGCACTCCCGCCACCGGCGTTCCATACTCGCCGACGGCGGCGCTATACTCGAAGTCTCGCTCGAGCATCTCGAATCCGAGCGCGGCGAGTACCCGTGCACAGTATTGCCGGCCCTGGGCCGCCTCTGGTCCGCCAGCCGGCCGCGGTTGTCGGGCGAGCCGTTGCAGGTGTTCGGCGGCGTGCGTCTCGACGCTTATGTCGTTAGGCGCCGAGCTCGAGCCAGTCACGCGCCGGGCTCTGTGGTCGCTATGTCACGCCGCGAGCGACAGCTCTGCCACACGCAGCAGCTCGGTCACCTGCGCCAGCTCGGCGGCGGCGAGCGGAGCGAGGGGTGGGCGCACCGGACCGCCAACCAGACCAACGCGATCGAGCGCTGCCTTGACACCGGCCACGCCCAACTCGCCAACGATCCGCGCCGAGAGCGGCGTTAGGCGGTCCTGGGCCGGCTCCGAACGCGTCTCGAAGACTTCGACCGACAGATTCGCCGCAATGAGCGCTACGGCGAGAATTCCACCGCGCGCGCCGAGCTCCAGCGCGCGCCTGAATGTCGAGCCGTTACCCGTGAGCACCGTGAACCCGTCGCTCTGCGCCTTGAGGTATCCCGCCAGCAGGTCGAGATCGCCAGAGCTGTCTTTGATTCCGATGATGTTCTCGTGCCGCGCGAGCTCGGCGACGAGCTGCGGCGAGAGAGCGAAGTGCATGTACTTCGGAATGCTGTAGAGGATGACGGGAACGGGACTCGCGTCGGCGATCGCGGTGTAGTGATCGCGTAGTGACACGGCCTTCTGCCCATAGTAATGCGGTCCGACGACGAGCACCGCGTCTGCGCCGCGCTCGGCGGCGAGGCGCGTCAGGCGCTGTGTCACGCGCGTCGACTCCGCGCCGGTGCCGACGAGGAGCCGGCGGTCGCTCGGAACGGCGTGGCGGGCAACCTCCACCAACCAAGACCGCTCCTTCTCGTCGAGAAGCGCTGCTTCGCCTGTTGAGCCGGTGACGACGATTCCACTCATCCCCGCGTCGAGGTGCGCGCGAATGTTCTCCGCGAATCCCGTCCGATTCAGCTCGCCGGATGACTCGAACGTCGTGACCACCGGTCCCAAAACACCCTGCAGCGTTAGGCTCACGTCAGTACCCTGCGCGCTTGTCGACGAGATTCCGCAGCGGCTCGCCGCGCGTGAATCGCCGCCAGTTGTCGAGAAAGAGATCGAGCTCGCGTGCCCAGAAGCGACCGGGCGACACGGGCGAGATGTGCGGCGTTACGAGCACCGATCGAAGCTGCCATAGGGGGCTGCCCGACGCCAGTGGTTCCTCCTGAAAGACGTCGAGCGCCGCGCCGCGAATGCGTCCGTCCGTCAAGTGGTCGATGAGCGCCGCCTCGTCGACGAGCGCTCCTCGCGCAACGTTGACGATGACAGCCGCCGGCCGCAGCATGTCGAGCCGCTGTGCGTTCAGAATGCCGCGTGTTTGCTCGGTGAGCGGCGCCGCGAGAACGACGACATCCGCCTTCTGCAGCTCGCCATCGATCGCCTCGAAGCCGATGACGCGCGCAAAACCGTCCGGCGTTCCGAGTGAGGCTCGTCTTCGCACACCAACGCAGTTCGCGCCGAGTGCGGTGAGCCGGCGCGCCGCTTCGGAGCCGATGCCGCCCGTTCCGACGACGAGCACGCACGCATGGCCAATTTCACGCAGTGGTGACTGCTCGCCGACAAATGGCGCCTTGTCCCACTCGCCGTGTCGTTGCTGCTTCACGGCGATGTCGAGACCGCGAAAAAAATAGAGCACGCCGGCGACGATGTACTCCGCGATTGGTATCGCGTGCACGCCGGCGGAATTCGTGAGGACGACGTCACCGTCGAGCATCTCGGGATACAGCGCGTTGCCGACGCCGGCTGCTGCGGAGTGCACCCAGCGCAATCGCTTGGCGGCGAGATAGAGCGGGCGCGGTATTCCGAATCCGAGGTAAACGTCGGCCTTGGGAATCTCGCGCATGACCTCCTCGCTCGAGCCGCGAGGTCCGTCGCCGTCGGAGCTCGTTTGCGCTTCCACGAAATAGACGTCCCAGCCCGGTGGCGCCTCGGCGCGAAGGCGTTGCTCCGCGGCTTTGGTCATGGTCCACGTGCGCGACACGGCGTTGCCATCGACAACGAGCAACGGCATTCGGTCAGTCCATCGAAAGGCTGATGACGTCCTCGCGCCGTTGCATCTCGTCGATCGCGGTGTCGATCTGCTTGGAGGTGCCGATGAGCTCGAGCTCGAAGGCGCGATCGGATTCGTGCTCGAACGTGCGACGCGAAACGATGTGCAGGCCGTTGCCGCGCAGAATGTCCTCGATGGTGTCGAAGCGGAGATCGCGACGGACGCGGATGGTCGCACTGATTTTGCGCCGGCGGAGAAGCATCCGCCGCTCGACAGGGCGTAGCCCAACGAGCACGAGGATGATGAGCACGGAGGTGCCGACGCCCTCAACGTACGCGCCGGCGCCGACCGCCGCGCCCACCGCGGCAACGACCCAGATCGTCGCCGCGGTCGTTAGGCCCACGACCGCGCCGTGCGCATGGAGAATCGCGCCCGCGCCGAGAAAGCCAATGCCCGACACGATCTGCGCCGCGATGCGCGTGGTGTCGCCGTATGGCCTTCCGTCAGGCGTGAAGCCGATCTCGGCGATGTGAATCGAGAGATGCGTGAAGAGCGCCGCGCCCACACAGATGAGGATGTTCGTACGCAAGCCGGCTGGCTTACCAGCGATCTCGCGCTCCATACCGATCGCGCCGCCAAGAGCGGAAGCGAGCAGGAGTTTTAGCAGCAGCGTAAAGCGCAGGGCGTCGAACCATGCATCGATCGACGACCCGGGCGCAGCGGCTTGTAACAGCAGAGGGAGCGAGTGCAGGGACAGGGGGACGAGAGAAATTACCGGGCTCCTTGCCGCGGGTGGTTAGCGCGAGTCGAGATCGCGCAGGTCGCCGGATGTCGTGTCGGGCGAGGAATCGCCATAGGAGATGCTGCGCGCTTGGTCCTCGAGTTGTGCGATCGAGGCCTCGTCGGGCTCCGTCGGTGTCGCGAAGTTCCGGAAAACTGTTCCGCCGCAGCGCTCACACGTTACCGTCGCAGGAACGGATTGCTCGTAAAACTTCTCGTTCCCACAGGTCAAGCAGACGAGAGTGAGAAGACCGCGAGGGCCGGTTTGGTCTGCCATTGGTCGTGGTGGGTTGGTGGTTGGTGGTGGTGGTTTCGTACGTGGTTGGTGGTGGGTGACTGCAGTGGTTTTTCACCAACAACCAGTGACCAACAACCAACCACCACTAAGAGAGGCGACTGCGTCGCTGTGCGCAATCCTCGCAGAGCGTCGCGCTGAACTCGAGGCGAGCACCGCAGCTTCCGCACAGACTGTAGACGCGAACGCCCGAAGCGGTCACCTCGCGGTGAATCGCGCTGTGGAGTGCTATCAGCGGGAGAACATCCGTCGACTTGATGCGCAGCGCGCGCCGCGCGGCGAACCATGCCTGGATCCGGGCGATGAACTGGCGGAATAGCTGCATCGGTCGCTTGGTTCCAGCCGCGCTCTTTGCCACGACCGCTCCGGCATGCGCGGCAATAGTAAAATACCGGTGCGATAACTGATGTTGTGGCAAGTAGCACGACACATGCCCAGCGGGGCGACTAGTCGAAACCCATCCGCTCGCGCACGCCACGCATTGTCTCCGACGCCAACTTACGGCAGTGCTCAGCGCCGGCGGCGAGCGCCGCGTCGACCTGCCCGCGATCCTCTCGCAGCTCCGCGGCACGCGTGCGAATCGGAACCAGCTCGCGCTCCATGTTCTCGAACAACACTCGCTTGCAGTCGATGCATCCCCACCCTGCCGTGGTGCACTGTGTCGCGACGTGCTCCACAGTAGCCGGAGGACTGAACGCTTTGTGAAGGTGGTAGATGTTACAAACCTCGGGCGTCCCGGGATCGGTTCGCTTGATTCGCTTGGGGTCGGTTACGGCCGGACGCAGCTTGTTCCAGACCTCGTCAGGCTTGTGGAGCAGGCCGACGGTGTTGTTCATCGACTTCGACATCTTGGCCTGTCCATCGAGACCCATGATGCGCCGTGAGGGAGTGAGCGCGGGTTGCGGCTCGGGGAAGAAATCCTCCCCGCCGCCGAACTGCGAGTTCCACCGGCGCGCAACGACGCGCGAGAGCTCGAGATGCTGCACCTGGTCCTCCCCCACAGGAACCAGATTCGCCTTGTAGAGCAGAATGTCCGCCGCCTGCAGAACGGGATAGTTGAGCAGCCCCGCGACGACGCTCTCCTGGCGCTGCGACTTGTCCTTGAACTGTGTCTGTCGCTCCAGCTCACCGAGGGGCGTGAGCGTGTTCAGAATCCATGCGAGCTCGGTGTGTTGCGGAACGTGCGATTGCACGAAGAGCGTGGCGACGTTCGGATCGATGCCCGACGCGAGGAGCGAGACCGCCATGTCGTAGCGCCGCGCGCGCAACAGCGCGGGATCGTACGCGCCAATGATCGCGTGATAGTCCACGATGCAGATGATCGTCTCATGCTCGTGCTGGAGCTTCACCCAATTCTTCACCGCCCCGAGATAGTTTCCGATATGCAACTCTCCGGACGGCTGTATCCCACTGAATATTCGAGACATTCGCGCAAGGTATGAACGACGATCGCCGCGCGCTACTCGCGACGTGCGTCGCCGCCGCCGTGAAGGGCGCGGACGCGGTTCGCTCGCACTCGCAGCATCTCGACACGCTCGCCTGGGAGGAGAAATCCCGCGCCGATTATGTGAGCGCCGCCGACCGGGATTCCGAGCATGCGATCCACGACATCATCTCGGCGCGCCATCGCGATGCGACGATCCTCGGTGAGGAGCTGTCGCCCGAGACGGCAGCCGCGACGTTGAAGACCGGCCTGTCGTTCGTCGTCGATCCACTCGACGGGACGACCAATTTCCTGCACGGATTCCCCTGGTACGCGGTGTCGATCGCGGCGATGGTCGACGGCGCGCTCGCAGCCGCCGCGATCCTGAACGCCGCGAATGGCGATCTATTCACGGCGGTCGCGGGCGGCGGCGCGAGACGCAACGGCCAGCCGATTCACATCTCGAAGATCACCGAGCCGATTCGCTCGCTGGTCGCGACGGGCTTTCCATTCAAGTTCACCGATCAGGTCGAGGCGTACCTTCGCGGGTTCGGCGAGGCGATGAAACAGACCGCCGGCGTGAGGCGCGTCGGCGCCGCGTCGCTCGATCTCGCCGACGTCGCCTGCGGACGCTATGAAGCGTTCTGGGAGCTGATGCTCGCGCCGTGGGACATTGCTGCCGGGATTCTCCTTGTGCGCGAGGCGGGCGGCGTCGTGACGGATCTCGATGGTTCACCAGCGAAGGTTGCGCACACGGGGATTGTGGCGGGGAATCCGGAGATGCAGGAATGGCTGATGGCGCTGTTGGGGCTAGGGTCCAGGGGGTAGGGCGTGTCGCGGGGCTATTTAGTATTCCCTAGCCCCTACGCCCAAGACCCTAGCCCCGTCGCTCGTGCGTCTCGTCGAGTGCGTCCCAAACTTCTCCGAAGGCCGCCGGCCAGAGATCATCTCCGCCATTCGGGATGCGATCGCTGCCGTCGCAGGTGTCGCGATTCTGGACTCATCCTCGGATCTCTCGCATAACCGCACCGTCGTCACCTTCGTCGCACCCGTCGAGCAAGCGGTCGACGCGGCCTTCGCGGGGATTCGCAAGGCGCGGGAGCTCATCGACCTGAATCATCACACGGGCGAGCATCCACGGATGGGAGCCGCCGACGTGGTGCCGTTCATTCCGCTCGAAGGGACGACGATGGAGGACTGCATCGTGCTCGCGCGCTCGTTAGGTGACCGCGTCGGGCGCGAGCTGCAGATTCCCGTGTTTCTCTACGAGCGCGCGGCGACCCGTCCCGATCGCGAGAATCTGGCGGACGTCCGCCGCGGCGAGTTCGAGGGACTTCGAGAGCAGATCGGCAAAGATCCTGCGCGCACGCCGGACTTCGGACCAGCTCATACCCACCCCACCGCGGGCGCGGTGGCAATCGGCGCCCGGCCCTTTCTCGTCGCATACAACGTCTACCTCGGCCCGGCGACGAATCTCCAGGTCGCGAAAGACGTCGCGAAGGCACTGCGCCATTCCACTGGCGGACTGCGCTACGTCAAGGCGTTGGGCCTCGAGGTGGATGGGCAAGCGCAGGTTTCGATGAACCTCGTCGACACGGAAAAGACGCCACTCTTCCGCGCTTTCGAGATGGTGAAACTGGAAGCTGCGACACAGGGTGTTTTGACGACATGGTCCGAGATCGTCGGCCTCGTACCGGAACGCGCGCTCCTCGAGACTGCGGCGCGGCACATCCAGTTGCGAAACTTCTCACCGGAGATGGTGCTCGAGCGCCGCGTCCGGGACGCGGTGCAGGGCGGGCAGTCGCTCAGCGGCTTCGTGAGCAGCGTTGCGTCGTCAGCGCCTGTTCCCGGTGGGGGAAGTGTCGCCGCCCACGTCGGCGCGTTGGCGGCGGCGCTCGTTCAGATGGTCGCCGGCCTGACCGCTGGAAAGAAGAAGTACGCGTCGGTGGACGCCGAGATGCGCGCGCTCTCCCTCGACGCGGCCGGCTTGGTGACGCAGCTCTCGGCGCTCGTGTCGCGCGACGCCGCGGCGTTCGCCGAGGTTGCCGCCGCGTATAAGATGCCTAACGAACCAGCCGATGCCGCGGCGCGGCGCGGCGAAGCCCTCACGAAGGCCCTCCTCGGCGCAGCTCAAGTGCCCCTCGAGACGGCGCGCGCGTGCGCCAAAGCCGCGGAGCTCGCCGTCGTCGTGGCAAGGAAGGGAAATACGAATGCCGCGTCCGACGCCGGCGTCGCCGCGCTCCTCGCCGAAGCGGGGTGCCGCGGCGCGGTGCTCAACGTGCGAATCAACGTCGTGTCGCTCGAGGACAAGTCGCTCGGCGCGGGCCTGTTAGAAGAGGCTAAACAACTGATCGCGCAGACGTCCGAAAGGGCGCGCGCGGCGATGAACGCGGTGGAAGAGGCAATAGCGTGAGGACACGGCAAAAAGAGCGCGTCGAGAGGGGCGCGTCGATAAGGGCGCGTCGAAAAGGGCGCGTCGAAAAATGAAACGGGCGCAGCGCCGCAGGCGCGCGCCCGATTTCCTTATTAACGCAGGTCTGGCGCCGTTCTCGACGCGCTCCTTTCGGCGCGCCCCTTTCGACGCGCCCTTTTCGACGCGCTCTTCTAAGCCTTACGGTGTTAAGCCCTGCTTGTCCCCGCCGCCATAAATCCCATTGAAGAGGAACTTGAACGTCCCATGCGGCTGCGCCCGGAACGTGATCTCGGGACCGAACAGATACAGATGCCCGCGGCCCACATTCGCTTCCGCGATCGCGACCGCGCCCTCGAGATAGTTCTGCCCCCACGCCCATCCGCTGCGCAGCGGATGGTCCGAGTCGAACCACGCGACCGGCCGCACACCCTTCAGTGCCGCATCGGGGCCGAGCCTGAAAGCCGGGCTGTTGTCGTAAAACACATCGAGACGCGCCGGCATACCAGCCGCCACGCCAGTGCTATTATCGAC
This is a stretch of genomic DNA from Gemmatimonadaceae bacterium. It encodes these proteins:
- a CDS encoding dihydrodipicolinate synthase family protein translates to MSLTLQGVLGPVVTTFESSGELNRTGFAENIRAHLDAGMSGIVVTGSTGEAALLDEKERSWLVEVARHAVPSDRRLLVGTGAESTRVTQRLTRLAAERGADAVLVVGPHYYGQKAVSLRDHYTAIADASPVPVILYSIPKYMHFALSPQLVAELARHENIIGIKDSSGDLDLLAGYLKAQSDGFTVLTGNGSTFRRALELGARGGILAVALIAANLSVEVFETRSEPAQDRLTPLSARIVGELGVAGVKAALDRVGLVGGPVRPPLAPLAAAELAQVTELLRVAELSLAA
- a CDS encoding YpdA family putative bacillithiol disulfide reductase, with translation MSDVDVLIVGAGPCGLAASISAQRAGLRTVVLESEVVVGTIAHYPTYVRFFSTAEKLGIGDLPFVIATEKPTRRDALAYYRAAVTHFGIPVRQYERVTSIERGHDELIVHSRTRGGDVRRTNAGAVIVATGYFGSPNRLGVPGENLPHVTHVYREGHEAFQQRVVVVGGGNSAAEASLDLWRSGAHVTLVHFGPTFDKRIKPWVLPDFQNRVKEGSIHVRWNSRVATIEPDSVCIHAIDDGSRSERLPASLVYIMTGFAPNTDLLKQVGVPIDPTTGIPEHDPETLETTIPGLFIAGVVIAGYDANKVFIENGRYHGDRIVARLLGTAAPPPPKLSAELDT
- a CDS encoding M28 family peptidase; its protein translation is MTGSSSAPNDISVETHAAEHLQRLARQPRPAGGPEAAQGRQYCARVLAALGFEMLERDFEYSAAVGEYGTPVAGVLAFCVSLVALGTQSRLVLIGGALLLAIGGRWLAQRGVLGLPLRRRKGVNLEARRGASDPSLWLVAHIDSKSQPIPLLLRAAGILLVAVAWIGALLWTTEWLYVGLIGSLPIIASTVGRRSAGAVDNASGVATVLTAASLLPSELPVGVLITDAEELGLAGARAWCSNRVPGVVLNCDGVDDTGPLTLMWTRPRARRLESAFGAGVRVIPLVPGVLVDGLAFSDAGWEAITLSRGTLGTLRRIHTREDDLEHMKGIGVAHAARELARAVVTLTERR
- a CDS encoding glycine--tRNA ligase, translating into MSTVTARPDVFERLVSLCKRRGFIFQSSEIYGGTGSVWDYGPLGVELKKNLKDRWWYSMVRARDDIEGLDAAILMNREVWVASGHVAGFTDPLVDCRNCRKRFRADDPKIKGTPGTPDAQCPVCGMKGTLSEPRLFNLMFRTFMGPVEDSAAEIFLRPETAQGIYVNFLNVQQAMRQKVPFGIAQIGKAFRNEITPGNFIFRTREFEQMEMQFFVEPGTDMQWFEYWKEQRMTWHRSLGLAEDRLQFHQHTKEELAHYARAAFDIQFDFGGTLGFQEIEGVHNRGDFDLTQHQKHSGKKLEYFDQPNNRRYVPNVVETSVGADRTALALLVNAYREEQVPGEDEGRTVLGLTPSLAPVKAGVFPLVKKDGMPEFAVKLAKELRRAFPVFYDESGAIGRRYRRQDEIGTPYCITVDGQTIQDGTVTIRDRDTLQQERVAADQVRDVIVERLTA
- a CDS encoding adenylosuccinate synthase, translating into MFSTNTRTLVVVGAQWGDEGKGKLVDVLAERADWVVRYQGGANAGHTVHIGDTSFVLHQIPSGILHPGVRCAIGNGVVLDPDTLFTEIDGLVRDGVDVEGRLYVSDRAHLVLPYHKLLDSESEASKAIGTTGRGIGPAYEDKVARRGVRVLDLRHGARLRQLVEQGAAHADAQLARFGTSKRVNCGETIAMLERLAERLLPLAEDVGLAMHRAVRSGAAVLLEGAQGSLLDIDHGTYPFVTSSNTTSGGAAVGSGIAPTEIDAVLGVVKAYTTRVGAGPLPTEMDEPLATNVRTLGNEFGATTGRPRRCGWFDAVVVRYAARINGLTDLAVTKLDVLDTLEKIGICVGYEYEGELHEEFPADLTAQERVVPRYEWMDGWRESTADYRRIEELPNAARRYLDRMQELVETPITYVSVGTKRDQIIEGEK
- a CDS encoding DUF456 domain-containing protein, with product MEVLILTAVLVLSLLMIPFGMPGTLVMFAAALCYKLLVPNGGIGWASVVVVGILMLIAEGLEWTLASRFAKKYGGSRRAGWGAVIGGMVGAFMGVPVPIVGSIVGAFLGAFVGAFLFEMSRGSGGGVSTRVAWGALIGRVTAAAIKVAIGLVMAVWLFFAALSKVL